A window from Cydia amplana chromosome 12, ilCydAmpl1.1, whole genome shotgun sequence encodes these proteins:
- the LOC134652681 gene encoding uncharacterized protein LOC134652681 has product MDDYIDSLPDEATGIEMVRNVSDIHRAGSFEIRNWTSNSVAVLNSVPKETLGTAAVRFKVGQQHESERTLGLIWYPADDILGFDLSLKRIPSDVLKGENRPTKRLMLRVIMSIFDVLGFLAPFTIQGRIMLQEAWRLQVDWDDYIPDQIYHKWRKWVDLLKVIKDIRIPRWYCTAARNAVRDSQSATARASEMQDCVDVDAAAPAPTFPPAAPATHAPTQGATKGYEGVAASTCATTASSSRYSYYNNLQMHFFSDASTQAMSAVGYWRWEDNGTTYVAFIASKSRVMPVKQLTIPKAELQAALLSARLANAIGKEHKLTPTRRYFWCDSSTAIHWIRNKNRTYKAFEANRLGEIDDLTCVNEWRYISTKLNVADLATRDSFDLALQNEWFKGPSFLYADESQWPKDIIPTGNEEETEECVAVVQVRDEPACIPVPDPQRFSSWLRLTRATATVLKFIARCKGQAAEIDCAMMQRAEILLLKHAQNESFGEDLARIKAHGALHRASKLLKLSPVLDENELLRVGGRIDAASDVPLDVKRPVILDGRHQVARLIVLHYHVKAAHGSQEMVVNEIKQRYWVIKLRPTVKLVTSRCMLCRIMKSKPQVPRMGDLPEARIEHHQRPFFHCGLDLFGPMEVAVGRRREKRYGVLFTCLTVRAIHIEFVASLTTDSLIMALRRMAARRGWPRHLYSDNGTNLRGADTELRRSMEALDMDVLKAEGVNNNMDWTFIPPASPHWGGAWERLIRSVKTALKVVLKERAPRDEVLTTLMAEVENMVNSRPLVHVSVDPADGESLTPNHFLLGSSSRLPIVGEFDDSDLNLRKLWRKAQRLADMFWQRWLREILPTLVPRTKWLEERKPLKVGDLVLVVDPNSPRNMWPKGLITQVMPGGNGRIRVVEVRTATGTYRRSAARIAPIPVSLEC; this is encoded by the coding sequence ATGGACGACTACATCGACAGCCTGCCCGACGAGGCGACAGGGATCGAAATGGTAAGAAACGTCAGTGATATCCACAGGGCGGGCAGCTTTGAAATAAGAAACTGGACGAGCAACAGCGTCGCAGTTTTAAACAGCGTGCCAAAGGAGACCTTAGGTACTGCTGCTGTAAGGTTCAAAGTCGGCCAGCAACATGAAAGCGAGCGTACCTTGGGTCTCATTTGGTACCCGGCTGATGACATACTGGGCTTCGATTTGTCATTAAAACGTATACCGAGCGACGTACTTAAAGGTGAGAATAGGCCTACAAAACGTTTAATGCTAAGAGTAATTATGTCAATTTTTGATGTACTAGGTTTCTTAGCACCCTTCACGATTCAAGGCCGAATCATGCTTCAAGAGGCTTGGCGCTTACAGGTGGATTGGGATGATTACATTCCAGATCAGATTTATCACAAGTGGCGAAAGTGGGTTGACCTCCTAAAGGTAATTAAAGATATTCGTATACCTAGGTGGTACTGCACGGCCGCGCGCAATGCGGTAAGGGACAGCCAATCGGCGACAGCGCGTGCGAGCGAAATGCAAGACTGTGTGGATGTCGACGCAGCGGCACCGGCACCTACCTTTCCCCCCGCGGCCCCCGCGACCCACGCGCCTACGCAAGGTGCTACGAAAGGCTACGAGGGCGTAGCGGCATCTACATGTGCTACGACCGCATCGAGTAGTAGgtattcatattataataatttacaaatgcatttttttagcGATGCATCTACTCAGGCGATGTCAGCTGTGGGCTATTGGCGCTGGGAGGATAACGGTACTACTTATGTTGCATTTATTGCAAGTAAAAGCAGAGTTATGCCGGTAAAACAGCTGACTATACCGAAGGCTGAGCTGCAAGCTGCATTGTTGTCGGCAAGACTAGCCAATGCAATTGGAAAGGAGCATAAACTAACGCCTACGAGGCGTTACTTCTGGTGTGACTCCTCAACTGCGATACATTGGATTCGCAACAAAAACCGTACGTATAAGGCCTTTGAAGCAAATCGTTTGGGGGAGATTGACGACCTTACCTGCGTGAACGAGTGGCGGTACATTTCTACGAAACTAAATGTTGCCGATTTAGCTACGCGGGACTCGTTTGATCTAGCCCTACAGAATGAGTGGTTCAAAGGTCCTTCTTTTTTATACGCTGACGAAAGTCAATGGCCTAAAGATATTATACCGACTGGTAACGAGGAGGAGACAGAGGAATGCGTAGCGGTCGTCCAAGTGCGCGACGAACCTGCATGCATACCAGTTCCGGACCCGCAGCGCTTCTCTTCATGGCTTCGTCTCACCCGCGCCACGGCCACGGTGCTAAAGTTCATCGCTAGGTGCAAAGGTCAAGCGGCCGAGATCGACTGCGCAATGATGCAGCGTGCAGAGATATTGCTACTAAAACACGCGCAAAACGAGTCTTTCGGGGAAGACTTAGCCAGAATTAAGGCGCACGGGGCTTTACATCGCGCAAgtaagttattaaaattatcacCCGTTTTAGACGAAAATGAATTACTTCGCGTGGGCGGGCGCATTGACGCCGCATCAGATGTGCCTCTGGACGTCAAGAGACCTGTAATCCTGGACGGCCGTCATCAGGTAGCACGATTAATCGTTCTGCATTACCATGTGAAAGCGGCCCATGGAAGTCAGGAGATGGTGGTAAACGAAATTAAACAAAGGTATTGGGTAATTAAACTTAGACCTACTGTTAAACTCGTAACGTCAAGGTGCATGTTGTGCAGGATAATGAAGAGCAAACCTCAGGTACCTCGCATGGGAGATTTGCCAGAGGCTAGAATAGAACACCATCAGCGACCCTTTTTTCACTGTGGGTTAGACCTTTTTGGGCCAATGGAGGTCGCGGTCGGTCGCCGCAGAGAAAAGAGATATGGTGTTCTATTCACATGCCTCACAGTGCGGGCAATTCATATCGAGTTTGTTGCCTCCCTTACAACTGACTCGCTCATTATGGCGTTGCGACgaatggcggcgcggcgcggctggCCGCGCCATCTGTACTCGGACAACGGTACTAACCTGAGGGGCGCCGACACAGAGTTGCGCCGGTCCATGGAGGCGCTAGATATGGACGTGCTAAAAGCTGAGGGGGTTAATAACAACATGGACTGGACTTTTATTCCCCCCGCCAGCCCCCATTGGGGTGGGGCGTGGGAACGTTTAATACGTTCAGTAAAGACGGCTCTCAAGGTCGTTTTGAAAGAACGAGCACCAAGGGACGAAGTTTTGACCACATTAATGGCAGAAGTTGAGAACATGGTCAACAGTCGTCCATTGGTGCACGTGTCTGTCGATCCTGCTGACGGTGAGTCTCTTACTCCTAATCATTTCCTTTTAGGGTCATCATCGCGACTCCCTATTGTAGGAGAGTTCGATGATTCTGATCTCAACTTGAGGAAACTATGGCGGAAGGCGCAGAGGCTCGCTGACATGTTTTGGCAGAGGTGGCTAAGAGAAATCTTACCCACCCTTGTGCCTAGGACAAAATGGCTGGAGGAGCGGAAGCCGTTAAAGGTAGGAGATCTCGTTCTGGTCGTGGATCCCAACTCTCCCCGTAATATGTGGCCGAAGGGGTTGATCACCCAGGTGATGCCTGGCGGAAACGGCCGCATCCGTGTAGTGGAGGTGAGGACGGCTACCGGGACTTACCGGCGATCCGCGGCACGCATCGCCCCGATTCCCGTAAGTTTAGAGTGCTGA